The following coding sequences lie in one Variovorax terrae genomic window:
- a CDS encoding sigma-54-dependent transcriptional regulator has translation MFDGLKILLVDDDPAVRRAVAQTLELAGLAVDVFTTAEEALPHIAVGFRGIVLSDVRLPGMDGVQLLRRVQAVDAAIPVVLITAHGDIAMAVHAMRGGAYDFVEKPFTPERIVEAATRALEKRALSLEVSRLREQVADRRGIDSTLLGPSSVMEALRRQVRSLAATSADVMLIGETGTGKELVARCLHEHSPRRARHFVALNCGGLPDTLVESELFGHEAGAFTSAARRRVGKIEHAHGGTLLLDEIESMPMAVQVKLLRVLQERRLERLGSNEQVPVDVRVVAAAKSDLKAEAELRRFRPDLYYRLNVAVLHLPPLRERREDIPLLFEHFSMQAAARHGREPGPTPAALLQRLAAHDWPGNVRELRNVAERHVLGLGGDVLGLETARPAASLAQQINQIEKALIEQALRQHRGRASAACEALGVSRTAFYEKMARLGITIDGFRLSPSDTPPGHPSP, from the coding sequence TTGTTCGACGGACTGAAGATATTGCTGGTGGATGACGACCCCGCCGTGCGGCGCGCCGTGGCGCAGACGCTGGAGCTCGCGGGCCTGGCGGTGGACGTCTTCACGACAGCCGAGGAGGCATTGCCCCACATCGCGGTGGGCTTTCGCGGCATCGTGCTGAGCGACGTGCGGCTGCCGGGCATGGACGGCGTCCAGCTCCTGCGGCGCGTGCAGGCCGTCGATGCGGCCATCCCCGTGGTGCTGATCACTGCCCACGGCGACATCGCGATGGCCGTGCATGCCATGCGGGGCGGCGCCTACGATTTCGTCGAGAAGCCGTTCACGCCGGAGCGCATCGTCGAAGCCGCGACGCGCGCCCTGGAAAAGCGGGCCTTGAGCCTCGAAGTGTCGAGGCTGCGCGAACAGGTGGCCGACCGGCGCGGCATCGACTCGACGCTGCTGGGCCCCTCCTCCGTGATGGAGGCGCTGCGCCGCCAGGTGCGCAGCCTGGCCGCGACCTCGGCCGACGTCATGCTGATCGGAGAAACCGGCACCGGCAAGGAGCTGGTGGCCCGCTGCCTGCACGAGCACAGCCCGCGACGCGCCCGGCATTTCGTCGCACTCAACTGCGGCGGCCTGCCCGACACGCTGGTGGAAAGCGAGCTGTTCGGCCACGAGGCCGGCGCCTTCACCAGCGCGGCGCGCCGCCGCGTGGGCAAGATCGAGCACGCACACGGCGGCACGCTGCTGCTGGACGAGATCGAGAGCATGCCCATGGCCGTGCAGGTCAAGCTGCTGCGCGTGCTGCAGGAGCGGCGACTGGAACGCCTGGGCTCCAACGAGCAGGTGCCGGTGGACGTGCGCGTCGTCGCCGCCGCCAAGTCTGACCTGAAGGCCGAGGCGGAGCTGCGGCGCTTCCGGCCAGACCTGTATTACCGCCTCAATGTCGCCGTGCTGCACCTGCCGCCCCTGCGCGAGCGGCGCGAAGACATCCCGCTGCTGTTCGAGCATTTCTCGATGCAGGCTGCCGCGCGCCACGGCCGTGAGCCCGGCCCGACGCCCGCCGCCCTGCTGCAGCGGCTCGCCGCGCACGACTGGCCCGGCAACGTGCGGGAGCTGCGCAATGTGGCCGAGCGGCACGTGCTCGGCCTGGGCGGCGACGTGCTGGGCCTGGAGACGGCCAGGCCGGCCGCTTCGCTCGCGCAGCAGATCAACCAGATCGAAAAGGCCCTGATCGAGCAGGCCCTGCGGCAGCACCGCGGGCGGGCCAGCGCGGCCTGCGAGGCGCTGGGTGTGTCGCGCACCGCGTTCTACGAGAAGATGGCACGCCTGGGCATCACCATCGATGGCTTCCGCCTTTCGCCTAGCGATACGCCGCCGGGTCACCCGAGTCCGTAG
- a CDS encoding amino acid ABC transporter substrate-binding protein — MPRPSIRNRLVPLALLLAIVAGGAQAQSSSPTLRRIQEARVISIGYRDASVPFSFLDGQQRPVGYSIDLCDKVVEAVRRKLGLRDIERRWVVVNAATRMPLVANGMVDLECGATTNTLERQRQVTFSVTTFVSSTRMLSRKSAPVDRLEDLRGGAVVSTVGTTNLKIVQDLKERGDIDFNVLAARDDNEAFRMVETERARAYAMDDALLYGLMAVSPAPQEFMVSTAALSVEPYGIMLRKGDPVFKALVDDSLIALYRSGEIEAIYRRWFLSPIPPKGVNLRLPMPEALRSVIARPTDSGDPAAYR; from the coding sequence TTGCCACGCCCATCCATCCGCAACCGCCTCGTCCCGCTTGCCCTGCTGCTGGCCATCGTCGCCGGTGGCGCCCAGGCGCAATCCTCATCGCCGACGCTGCGCCGTATCCAGGAGGCCCGCGTCATCTCCATCGGCTACCGCGATGCGTCGGTTCCCTTCTCGTTCCTGGACGGGCAGCAGCGGCCCGTGGGCTACTCGATCGACCTGTGCGACAAGGTGGTCGAGGCCGTGCGCCGCAAGCTGGGCCTGCGCGACATCGAGCGACGCTGGGTGGTGGTCAACGCCGCCACGCGCATGCCGCTGGTGGCCAACGGCATGGTGGATCTGGAGTGCGGTGCCACCACCAACACCTTGGAGCGGCAGCGCCAGGTGACCTTCAGCGTCACCACCTTCGTGTCGTCGACCCGCATGCTGTCGCGCAAGTCGGCCCCGGTGGACCGCTTGGAGGACTTGCGCGGCGGGGCGGTCGTCTCCACCGTGGGCACCACCAATCTGAAGATCGTCCAGGACTTGAAGGAGCGCGGCGACATCGACTTCAACGTGCTGGCCGCGCGCGACGACAACGAGGCCTTCCGCATGGTCGAGACCGAGCGGGCCCGCGCCTACGCGATGGACGATGCGCTGCTGTATGGGCTGATGGCCGTGTCGCCTGCGCCGCAGGAGTTCATGGTGTCCACCGCGGCGCTCTCTGTGGAGCCCTACGGCATCATGCTGCGCAAGGGCGACCCGGTGTTCAAGGCGCTGGTGGACGACAGCCTGATCGCGCTCTACCGCAGTGGCGAGATCGAAGCGATCTACCGCCGCTGGTTCCTCTCGCCCATTCCGCCCAAGGGCGTCAATCTCAGGCTGCCGATGCCGGAGGCCCTCAGGAGCGTTATCGCGCGGCCTACGGACTCGGGTGACCCGGCGGCGTATCGCTAG
- a CDS encoding acyl-CoA dehydrogenase family protein, giving the protein MIERTLFNADHEAFRDGFRRFMEKEIAPHHEAWEEQGYVDREVWRKAGRHGYLCMTMPGEYGGSGAEKLYSVVQMEELARAGFSGIGYGLHSEIVAPYILHYGTEAQKKKYLPALASGEMVGAIAMTEPAAGSDLQGVKSTAVRQPDGSYLLNGSKTFITNGWHADLVIVVAKTNPAAGAKGTSLLLVERGMKGFEKGKRLKKLGLKAQDTSELFFDNVQVPADHLLGGEAFENKGFICLMEQLPWERLQIAIGAVAAAQAAIDWTVAYVKERKVFGQPVASYQNTRYTLAELQTEVQVARVFVDKCCELIAHDKLDTATASMAKYWCSDLQCKVMDECVQLHGGYGYMWEYPITRAYADARVQRIYGGTNEIMKEVIARGIGLGK; this is encoded by the coding sequence ATGATCGAACGCACCTTGTTCAACGCCGACCACGAGGCCTTTCGCGACGGCTTTCGCCGCTTCATGGAAAAGGAGATCGCTCCGCACCATGAGGCCTGGGAAGAGCAGGGCTATGTGGACCGCGAGGTCTGGCGCAAGGCCGGCCGCCACGGCTACCTGTGCATGACCATGCCGGGCGAGTATGGCGGCAGCGGGGCCGAGAAGCTGTATTCGGTGGTGCAGATGGAAGAGCTGGCGCGCGCCGGCTTCAGCGGCATCGGCTACGGGCTGCACAGCGAGATAGTGGCGCCCTATATCCTGCACTACGGCACCGAGGCGCAGAAGAAGAAATACCTGCCCGCGCTGGCCAGCGGCGAGATGGTGGGCGCCATCGCCATGACCGAGCCCGCCGCGGGCAGCGACCTGCAGGGCGTGAAGTCCACGGCCGTCCGGCAGCCCGACGGCAGCTACCTGCTCAACGGCAGCAAGACCTTCATCACCAACGGCTGGCACGCGGACCTGGTGATCGTGGTGGCCAAGACCAACCCCGCCGCCGGCGCCAAGGGCACCAGCCTGCTCTTGGTGGAGCGCGGCATGAAGGGCTTCGAGAAAGGCAAGCGCCTCAAGAAGCTGGGCCTGAAGGCGCAGGACACGAGCGAGCTGTTCTTCGACAACGTGCAGGTGCCGGCCGACCATCTGCTGGGCGGCGAAGCCTTCGAGAACAAGGGCTTCATCTGCCTGATGGAGCAACTGCCCTGGGAGCGCCTGCAGATCGCCATCGGCGCCGTGGCCGCGGCCCAGGCCGCCATCGACTGGACCGTGGCCTACGTGAAGGAGCGCAAGGTGTTCGGCCAGCCCGTGGCCAGCTACCAGAACACGCGCTACACCCTGGCCGAGCTGCAGACCGAGGTGCAGGTGGCGCGCGTGTTCGTGGACAAATGCTGCGAACTCATCGCCCATGACAAGCTCGATACCGCCACCGCGAGCATGGCCAAGTACTGGTGCTCCGACCTGCAATGCAAGGTGATGGACGAGTGCGTGCAGCTGCACGGCGGCTACGGCTACATGTGGGAATACCCGATCACGCGCGCCTATGCGGATGCGCGGGTGCAGCGCATCTACGGCGGCACCAACGAGATCATGAAGGAGGTGATTGCACGGGGGATCGGGCTGGGCAAGTAG
- a CDS encoding metallophosphoesterase family protein: protein MRIAAISDIHGNLPALRAVLDDIARRGADVTVNCGDILSGPLWPAETAEHLMALGLPTIAGNHERQLLQCVQRRGGTSDQYGYEHTTPAQRQWLAALPATLAPAPGVYVCHGQPATDLEYLLETVEPATGSRPARSDEVAARLAGSPGALAGLVLCGHSHLPRTAWIAGNEPGAGTLCVNAGSVGLPAYDDDHGGFHIHETGSPHARYALCEHGAQGWTVALIAVAYDWAAASAQAARAGADDWARWLATGRATSPH, encoded by the coding sequence ATGCGCATCGCCGCCATTTCCGACATCCACGGCAACCTGCCCGCGTTGCGGGCCGTGCTGGACGACATTGCGCGCCGCGGCGCCGATGTGACGGTGAATTGCGGCGACATCCTCTCGGGCCCGCTGTGGCCCGCCGAGACGGCCGAGCACCTGATGGCGCTTGGCCTGCCCACCATCGCCGGCAACCACGAGCGCCAGCTGCTGCAGTGCGTGCAGCGGCGGGGCGGCACTTCAGACCAGTATGGCTACGAACACACCACGCCCGCGCAGCGCCAGTGGCTGGCCGCCTTGCCCGCCACGCTGGCACCGGCGCCCGGCGTCTACGTGTGCCACGGCCAGCCCGCCACGGATCTGGAATACCTGCTCGAAACCGTGGAGCCCGCCACCGGCTCGCGCCCCGCGCGCAGCGACGAGGTGGCTGCGCGGCTGGCCGGCAGCCCCGGCGCGCTGGCCGGGCTGGTGCTGTGCGGCCACAGCCATCTGCCGCGCACCGCCTGGATCGCCGGCAACGAGCCCGGTGCCGGCACCCTGTGCGTGAACGCCGGCAGCGTGGGCCTGCCCGCCTATGACGACGACCACGGCGGCTTTCACATCCACGAAACCGGCTCACCCCATGCGCGCTACGCGCTGTGCGAGCACGGCGCGCAGGGCTGGACGGTGGCGCTCATCGCCGTGGCCTACGACTGGGCCGCCGCCAGCGCCCAGGCCGCGCGCGCTGGCGCCGATGACTGGGCGCGCTGGCTCGCCACAGGCCGCGCCACCTCGCCCCATTGA
- a CDS encoding aromatic ring-hydroxylating oxygenase subunit alpha: protein MRPAASAAAAAPVATAPPAATAAMLERVRTQIASHRAEWQDSTVAEGRIAAQRYCAPEVWQAELQALFRPLPLIAAHSSEIASGQVLAHDGYGVPLLLARDAQGTMRCFLNVCRHRGMRLVEDSGAAQTRASVVCPYHGWSYKLDGPLRHRLHAEAFDDGAACPAGARDLVLLPCAERHGLVWVVPDPQGSLDLPAYLDGLDAELPYLGIDRLCHFRTIEAEYPANWKLIIDAFLEPYHIRVLHKDTIYPYFTDGITAGERFGPHIYSLVARRAAQDWAAAGGEPPATQEALRLLATPSQVIFPNTVTIFHPDYLSLITLYPTGPETLRWTHRMLIPADKATPDWTPHWEKTFRLIEQGVFQKEDIHCAVGIQRGLKSGANTHLAVGRVEQALSWFHDEVARRLGPVAGLT, encoded by the coding sequence ATGCGCCCTGCTGCCTCTGCCGCTGCTGCGGCCCCCGTCGCCACCGCCCCGCCCGCCGCCACGGCCGCCATGCTGGAGCGGGTGCGCACGCAGATCGCCAGCCACCGCGCCGAATGGCAGGACAGCACCGTGGCCGAGGGCCGCATCGCGGCGCAGCGCTATTGCGCGCCCGAGGTCTGGCAGGCCGAATTGCAGGCGCTGTTCCGCCCGCTGCCGCTGATCGCGGCGCACAGCAGCGAGATCGCGTCCGGCCAGGTGCTGGCGCATGACGGTTACGGCGTGCCGCTGCTGCTGGCGCGCGATGCGCAGGGCACGATGCGCTGCTTTCTCAACGTGTGCCGGCACCGCGGCATGCGGCTGGTGGAGGACTCCGGCGCGGCGCAGACACGTGCCAGCGTGGTCTGCCCCTACCACGGCTGGTCTTACAAGCTGGACGGCCCGCTGCGCCACCGGCTGCACGCCGAGGCCTTCGACGACGGCGCCGCCTGCCCCGCCGGAGCGCGCGATCTGGTGCTCCTGCCCTGCGCCGAGCGCCACGGCCTGGTCTGGGTCGTGCCCGATCCACAGGGCAGCCTGGACCTGCCCGCCTACCTGGACGGGCTGGACGCCGAGCTGCCCTACCTGGGCATCGACCGGCTCTGCCATTTCCGCACCATCGAGGCCGAGTACCCGGCCAACTGGAAGCTCATCATCGACGCCTTCCTGGAGCCGTACCACATCCGCGTGCTGCACAAGGACACGATCTACCCCTACTTCACCGACGGCATCACGGCCGGCGAGCGCTTCGGCCCGCACATCTACTCGCTGGTGGCGCGCCGTGCCGCGCAGGACTGGGCCGCCGCGGGCGGCGAGCCGCCCGCCACGCAGGAAGCGTTGCGCCTGCTGGCCACACCCAGCCAGGTGATCTTTCCGAACACGGTGACGATCTTCCACCCCGACTACCTGAGCCTCATCACGCTCTACCCCACCGGCCCCGAGACGCTGCGCTGGACCCACCGCATGCTGATTCCGGCCGACAAGGCCACGCCGGACTGGACGCCGCATTGGGAAAAGACCTTCCGCCTGATCGAGCAGGGCGTGTTCCAGAAGGAAGACATCCACTGCGCCGTGGGCATCCAGCGCGGGCTCAAGAGCGGCGCCAACACGCACCTGGCCGTGGGCCGCGTGGAGCAGGCGCTGAGCTGGTTCCACGACGAGGTGGCGCGCCGCCTCGGGCCTGTCGCGGGCTTGACTTGA
- a CDS encoding acetyl-CoA C-acetyltransferase, which produces MTEAFVYDAIRTPRGKGKKDGSLHEVKPVNLLAGVLTELQRRNDFDTAQVDDVVMGVVSPISEQGSVIAKVAALKAGWDFRCSGVQLNRFCASGLEAVNMAAQKVRSGWEDLVVAGGVESMSRVPIGSDGGAWAQDPETNSATAFVPQGIGADLIATLEGFTREDVDAFALESQKRAARAREGGFFAGSVVPVKDFLDQTILDYDEFIKPHTTLEGLGALKPSFEQMGAMGFDAVAIARYPQVERIHHVHHAGNASGIVDGAAAVLIGSEAAGKAHGFTPRARILAAALSGADPTIMLTGPMPAARKALAKAGLTIDQIDLFEVNEAFAAVPMKFMKELGVPHEKVNVNGGAIAMGHPLGATGAMILNTLIDELHRRKLRYGLATLCVGGGMGIATIVERI; this is translated from the coding sequence ATGACTGAAGCCTTCGTATACGACGCCATCCGCACGCCGCGCGGCAAGGGCAAGAAGGATGGCAGCCTGCACGAGGTCAAGCCCGTGAACCTGCTGGCCGGCGTGCTGACCGAGCTGCAGCGGCGCAACGATTTCGACACCGCCCAGGTGGACGACGTGGTGATGGGCGTGGTCTCGCCCATCAGCGAACAGGGCTCGGTCATCGCCAAGGTGGCGGCGCTCAAGGCCGGCTGGGATTTCCGCTGCTCGGGTGTGCAGCTCAACCGCTTCTGCGCCTCGGGCCTGGAGGCGGTGAACATGGCCGCGCAGAAGGTGCGCTCGGGCTGGGAAGACCTGGTGGTGGCCGGCGGCGTGGAGAGCATGAGCCGCGTGCCCATCGGCTCCGACGGCGGCGCCTGGGCGCAGGACCCGGAGACCAACTCCGCCACCGCCTTCGTGCCCCAGGGCATCGGCGCCGACCTCATCGCCACGCTGGAGGGCTTCACGCGCGAGGACGTGGATGCCTTCGCGCTGGAATCGCAAAAGCGCGCGGCCAGGGCGCGCGAGGGCGGCTTCTTCGCCGGCTCGGTGGTGCCGGTCAAGGACTTCCTGGACCAGACCATCCTGGACTACGACGAATTCATCAAGCCGCACACCACGCTGGAGGGCCTGGGCGCGCTCAAGCCCTCGTTCGAGCAGATGGGCGCCATGGGCTTCGACGCCGTGGCCATCGCGCGCTACCCGCAGGTGGAGCGCATCCACCATGTGCACCACGCGGGCAATGCCTCAGGCATCGTGGACGGTGCGGCGGCGGTGCTGATCGGCTCCGAGGCCGCCGGCAAGGCGCATGGCTTCACGCCGCGTGCACGCATCCTGGCCGCAGCACTCAGTGGCGCCGACCCCACCATCATGCTCACCGGCCCGATGCCCGCTGCGCGCAAGGCGCTGGCCAAGGCGGGCCTCACGATCGACCAGATCGACCTGTTCGAGGTGAACGAGGCTTTCGCCGCCGTGCCCATGAAGTTCATGAAGGAGCTGGGCGTGCCACACGAGAAGGTCAACGTCAACGGCGGCGCCATCGCCATGGGGCACCCGCTGGGGGCCACCGGCGCGATGATTCTCAACACCCTGATCGACGAGCTGCACCGCCGCAAGCTGCGCTATGGCCTGGCCACGCTCTGTGTGGGCGGCGGCATGGGCATTGCCACGATCGTGGAGCGGATTTAA